The following are encoded together in the Streptomyces tsukubensis genome:
- the secD gene encoding protein translocase subunit SecD: MAAPKKGRRQSAKSRPGRSLALILIAMVALTGGMFLSGHTTPRLGIDLAGGTSITLKAKSEPGQKNAVNPTNMNTAVSIIEKRVNGLGVSEAEVQTQGSDNIIVNIPKGTNAKQARDQVGTTAQLYFRPVLQLAAGTPQPDPSAGSSGKATTSPAPSAGASSKGSDSKAGDTPGSPVPSASQTTQGRAVPQALKADATPKADASGAADGKESPPAATPAPSTSADPATQKLLAKFQALDCSDKTAAARATAGAKPTDPTVACGKDSGNQSEKYILGPAAVDGKDVDSAKAVLDPQRGSWIVQMGFTGGGSKKFSKITGQLSQQQSPQNQFAIVLDGDVVSAPSVNTTLSKNAEIYGSFTQESSKDLANVLSYGALPLSFHEDTVTTVTAALGGDQLRAGLIAGGVGLALVIIYLVTYYRGLSLIAIASLLASAILTYTIMTLLGPGIGFALNLPAVCGAIVAIGITADSFIVFFERIRDEVREGRTLRPAVERAWPRARRTILVSDFVSFLAAAVLFAVTVGKVQGFAFTLGLTTLLDVVVVFLFTKPLMTILARNKFFGGGHKWSGLDPKRLGAKPPLRRSRRTTTAPVDPKEA, encoded by the coding sequence GTGGCAGCACCCAAGAAGGGCCGAAGGCAGAGCGCCAAGAGCAGGCCGGGCCGCTCCCTGGCCCTGATCCTGATCGCCATGGTGGCGCTCACGGGCGGGATGTTCCTCTCCGGGCACACGACGCCGCGCCTCGGCATCGACCTCGCCGGCGGTACGAGCATCACGCTCAAGGCGAAGAGCGAGCCGGGGCAGAAGAACGCGGTCAACCCGACCAACATGAACACCGCGGTCAGCATCATCGAGAAGCGCGTCAACGGCCTCGGGGTCAGCGAGGCGGAGGTGCAGACGCAGGGCAGCGACAACATCATCGTGAACATCCCCAAGGGGACGAACGCGAAGCAGGCCCGCGACCAGGTCGGTACGACCGCCCAGCTCTACTTCCGCCCCGTTCTGCAGCTCGCCGCGGGGACCCCGCAGCCGGACCCCTCGGCCGGCTCCTCGGGCAAGGCCACGACGAGCCCCGCGCCCAGCGCGGGCGCCTCCTCGAAGGGGTCGGACAGCAAGGCGGGTGACACTCCCGGGTCACCCGTACCCTCCGCGAGTCAGACCACGCAGGGCCGCGCCGTCCCGCAGGCGCTCAAGGCGGACGCGACGCCGAAGGCCGACGCCTCCGGCGCCGCCGACGGCAAGGAGAGCCCACCGGCGGCCACCCCGGCCCCCTCGACCTCCGCGGACCCGGCCACGCAGAAGCTGCTGGCCAAGTTCCAGGCGCTCGACTGCTCCGACAAGACGGCAGCCGCCCGCGCCACAGCGGGGGCCAAGCCCACGGATCCGACGGTGGCGTGCGGCAAGGACTCGGGGAACCAGTCGGAGAAGTACATCCTCGGCCCGGCCGCCGTCGACGGTAAGGACGTCGACAGCGCCAAGGCCGTCCTCGACCCGCAGCGCGGCTCGTGGATCGTCCAGATGGGCTTCACCGGCGGCGGCTCGAAGAAGTTCTCGAAGATCACCGGCCAGCTCTCGCAGCAGCAGTCCCCGCAGAACCAGTTCGCCATCGTCCTCGACGGCGACGTGGTCTCCGCGCCCAGCGTCAACACGACGCTCAGCAAGAACGCCGAGATCTACGGCAGCTTCACCCAGGAGTCCTCCAAGGACCTGGCCAACGTGCTGTCCTACGGAGCCCTGCCGCTCTCCTTCCACGAGGACACCGTCACCACGGTGACCGCGGCGCTCGGCGGCGACCAGCTCCGCGCCGGTCTGATCGCGGGCGGCGTCGGCCTGGCGCTCGTCATCATCTACCTGGTGACCTACTACCGGGGTCTGTCGCTGATCGCCATCGCGAGCCTCCTGGCCTCCGCGATCCTGACGTACACGATCATGACCCTGCTCGGGCCCGGCATCGGCTTCGCGCTGAACCTGCCGGCCGTCTGTGGCGCGATCGTCGCGATCGGTATCACCGCGGACTCGTTCATCGTGTTCTTCGAACGTATCCGGGACGAAGTGCGTGAGGGCCGCACACTGCGGCCCGCCGTGGAGCGAGCCTGGCCGAGGGCCCGGCGCACCATCCTGGTCTCGGACTTCGTCTCGTTCCTGGCCGCGGCGGTGCTGTTCGCCGTCACGGTGGGCAAGGTCCAGGGCTTCGCGTTCACGCTCGGCCTGACCACTCTGCTCGACGTCGTCGTGGTGTTCCTCTTCACCAAGCCCCTGATGACGATCCTGGCGCGCAACAAGTTCTTCGGTGGCGGACACAAGTGGTCCGGCCTCGACCCGAAGCGGCTCGGTGCCAAGCCGCCGCTTCGCCGCTCGCGCCGCACCACCACCGCCCCCGTCGACCCCAAGGAGGCGTGA
- the yajC gene encoding preprotein translocase subunit YajC: MSLVTLLPFIVLIGAMFLMTRSAKRKQQAAATMRNEMAPGSGVRTIGGMYATVKEVNDDSVLLEVAPGVHALYAKNSIGAVLGDEEYQRIVNGADHSADEDIDTPVVPDDASSLTEADKSADASDDARIDLDKKDVEDAAPKKTDGESDAK, encoded by the coding sequence GTGAGTCTCGTGACCCTCCTCCCCTTCATCGTGCTCATCGGGGCCATGTTCCTGATGACCCGCTCCGCCAAGCGCAAGCAGCAGGCGGCCGCCACGATGCGTAATGAGATGGCGCCCGGTTCCGGCGTCCGGACCATCGGCGGCATGTACGCCACCGTCAAGGAGGTCAACGACGACTCCGTCCTCCTTGAGGTCGCCCCCGGCGTCCACGCGCTCTACGCGAAGAACTCCATCGGCGCCGTCCTCGGCGACGAGGAGTACCAGCGCATCGTGAACGGCGCCGACCACTCCGCGGACGAGGACATCGACACCCCCGTGGTGCCCGATGACGCCTCCTCCCTGACCGAGGCCGACAAGTCCGCGGACGCCTCCGACGACGCGCGTATCGACCTCGACAAGAAGGACGTCGAGGACGCGGCGCCGAAGAAGACCGACGGCGAGTCCGACGCGAAGTAG